A stretch of DNA from Rubrobacter naiadicus:
GGGTTTCCTCCGCGCTCCCGGCCTCTCCGGCGAGCTCCGCTCCTTCTATGGCGTGCAGCACTTCCTCGAGTCCGGCCCGCACCATCGGGCAACCGTCGGCTATCAGGACGCCTGCTCTCCCGCCGCGACACATCCATCCCTCCCGGAACACGAACGGAACGTTCGTATGTTACGTGGTGTATGCCGGGCACACAACGGCCGTGGGAGGATCATCCGAAGACCCAGGTGAGGGCGCAGGGGAAGCCGAGCAAAAACGACAGCGCGAAGCAGGTGGTGAAGAAGACGTTCTCCTCGGAGGTGTAGGTGTAGAGACGGGCATAGTGAGCCGCGAGGAGCAGGGAGGAAAACGAGACGGCCCCGAGCAGGACTGAGGTCACCCTTAGAGTGTAGAGGATTCCTATCTGCCGGGCGACGCCGCCGGCGTTGAGGAGCAAAAGCCCGAACCAGTCGGCGGTGAGCATGGACGATGCGGCGAAGAGGCCGAGCAGGGCCACGAACACCCTCCGGGGGAAGAGAGGACCGCGGACGTAGGCGTTGAGCTCGTCCTCCTTCTTCGCGAGGAGGACGGAGAGGAAGCGCCTGCAGGCGGGGGGCAGCCTCATGCTGCATACGTTATATCATCCGCGCAGGAACCCGCCCTCGGCGTGGATGGTCTGGCCCGTGATCCAGGCCGAATCCTCCCCCGCGAGGAACGCGACGACCTTCGCCGCGTCCTCGGGACGGCCCACTCTTCCAGCCGGGAACCTGGCGGCGAGATCCTCTCTCACCTCCGGCGACATCCAGCCGGTATCGGTCGGGCCGGGGTCGAGAGCGTTGGCGGTGATGCCCCTGTGCATGAGCTCGGCGGCGAGGGTGCGGGTGAACGCCTCGAGGGCGCCCTTGGTCGCGGCGTAGGCGAGCTCGCCGGGCATGGGCCCGAGCGACTGGCCGGAGGTGAGGTTTACGATCCTGCCCGATGTCCCCCGGAAGCGGCGGGCGAACCCTGCGCACAACAGCGCCGCAGCCCGCAGGTTCACCGCGTAGTGGGCGTCGAGCGTCGCGGCATCCAGGTTCTCGTAGCCGTCGCGCTCCGAGCGGGCGGCGTTGTTGACGAGGACGGAGGGCGGACCGATCTGCTCCTCCACCGCATCGAGCAGCCGCTCCGCCGAGTCCGGAGGCGCAAGGTCGATCCGCAGACATCCCGCGCGCACCCCGCATCTCTCGAGCTCCGCGCGCAGGGGGGACGGATCCTCTCCCTCCAGGCAGGAGAAGAACACGTCCATCCCCTTGTCCGCCAGCTCGCGGCAGACGGCGGCTCCGATCCCTCGCGGGTTTCCCGCCCCGGTGACGAGCGCGACGCGACCTTCCATCCGAGACCTCCCGCTCCGGTTACAGAGGAAAAGATTCAAAAGATTCTAACGGGCGGATTGCACCTCGCTGGTGCGCTTTATCGCGGCCTCGTCCAGCGCCTGCAGCGACTCGGTGTAGCTCATTCCGGAGGCCTGCAAAAGATCCACCGCGGTGGACCGGATCTGCCCGACGAGCATGCTCGTCTCGAGCTCCTTGTGCTCGACAAGGACGGCGGTCGCCCCGGCGGCGGCCTCGAGGGCGAGCGCGCGGGCCTCACCGGGGTTCTCCAGCCGCTCGAGGTAGACACCCAGAGCCCCCACCGACCCGGCGAGCTGCCGCACGGCGGCGGGAAGGCCCTGCGCCCGGGGATGCCCGCTCCTTATCAGCGCCCTCGCGGCCCGCGCCAGGACCCGCACGTTGCGCACCGCCAGGTCGAGCTGTCCTGCGGCGGTGGAGTAGAACCCGAGCTCTCCGAGCGCCCTCCGGCGCGCCGGGGAGAGACGGCTCGCCCCGTACCCGGAGGAGAGCGCCTCCCTGAGATCCTCGACCCTGCCGTCCATCGCCCGCGCCCGCCCGAGCGCCCTCTCGGCCCATTCGAGATCCCCCGCCTCGAGCGCCCCGGCCACCTCCTCCAGAACACCGGCGAGCTCGCCGAAGACCGGACGCGCCGCCTCGCGCACCTTCCTGCGCGGGTTCTCCGGGAAGACGGCGCGTACCGCGAGCGCCATCCCGCTGCCGATGAGCGCGTCCAGGAAGCGCCCGGTGAACGGCGCCGGGCTCGCCGGCACGAGCGTCACCATCAGAAGGGCCGAGACCGCGGCCTCCGTCACCAGGAGCTCGCTCTCCCCGATGAGGAGCGCCACCGCCGTCGCCAGCGCGACCACTACCCCGATCTGGACCGCCCCCGAGCCTATCGCCGAGACGAAGACGTCCGCTATGGCGAGCCCGCAGGCCACCCCGAGGACCAGCTCGACCGCCTGCCGCCCCTCCCTGCCGGCGGCGGCCCCCAAAGAGATGATCGCCGCGATCGCCGCAAACGACGGGTTCTGGTGCCCCAGCAAAACGTGCGCCACCCCCCACGCCACACCCGCAGCCACGGCCTTGCGCAGTATGAGCCCGCCGTTCGCCCGCAGCCGCCCCAACGCCCCCGCCATCCGGTAGCGGAGCGTCCGAGCACCAGCCCTGAACCACAGATCCCTGAACACACCCGCTCCCATCACGCTGGAGATCACCTCCCCTCTCTCGTTTGCCTGCAGCTTACTTTTCTCATATAAATGCTCCGCGCATATAGCAACCGGAACCTGGAAGTTAGCACACTTCGTGTATCTAGCAAGGGAGTTTGGGGCGAAAGCCCCCTGCGTTTACCGAAATGTTACCGGGGGTTCACCTGGAGGCGCGAGGCGTAGCTCTTCGAGGGGGGATCCCAGGGCGGGTTTCTCGAGCCAGCGCGCCGTCGATCCTCCTCACAGAAGCTCTCCCCGCGCCACCAGCTGCACCCTGCCGCCGACCGAGACCCGCATCGTACCGGCTTCGTCTCTTCCCGCCCGCAGGTGGAGCAGGGAGGGGCGTCCGATCTCGTAGCCCTGCTCGACCCGGAGGTCGACCGGGCCACCGCGGTGCTCGACCAGGTAAGAGGCGAGGCATCCAGCGGCGCTCCCGGTCGCGGGGTCCTCGGTGACGCCGATGCCGCCGGCGAACATCCGGGCCGAGAGGTCCCCCGGCCCGTCACCGTGCGAGCCCGGGCAGAAGGCGTATACGCTCTTCTCTCTCACCCCGAGAGGCCGGCAGCGCCGGAGGGCGTCCAGGTCTCTCAGGGGAACGATGACGACCGGGATGCCCGTCGAGACCGTCTCGACCGGCAGCTCCGGGTCCAGGTCGCGCTCCTTCAACCCGAGGGAGCGGGCCGTCTCCTGCCGGTCGTGCTCCCCCCCGAAGGCGGGAGGGAGCTGGTGCATCCAGAGCACCTCGCCGAAATCCACCGGGATGCGCCCGGCGGGCACCTCGAGCACCAGGCGACCGGCAGGCTCTTCCGGAGCCTCGTGCCGTATGACATACGCCGTCCCGAGCGTCGGGTGACCGGCGAAGGGAAGCTCTTCCCTGGGGGTGAAGATGCGAACCCGGTGGGCGTCCCTCTTCGTGGAGAGAACGAAGGAGGTCTCGGAGTAGTTCATCTCGGAGGCCACCCTCTGCATCTCCCCGGAGGAGAGGTCGCCGGCCTCCAGCACCACCGCGAGCTGGTTGCCCGCGTATTTCTCCTCGGCGAAGACGTCGACGATGTAGAAGGTGTGGCTCATCGGTTCTCTATCCGTAGTCCGGGTCGGTGCGGGCGAGGCGCATCACCCCGATGAACATCCTGAACGCCGTCTCGTAGTCCTCGTGCGTCCAGCAGACGCGCCGGTCGTCCAGCCGCTTCAGGCCGGGGAAGTACATCACGCTCTCGGCCGTGCTCGCGCTCGCGAACTCCGCGGTGAAGGTGTAAGGCCCCTCCGGAGAGTAGGGCGAGAGGTACTCCCGGCGGCTCACGGCCTCGAAGGCCGCCCGGCGGATGCGTTCGCGGGACGCTCCCGGCGAGAGGCAGCGGGCCGTGTAGCGGTCCACGGCGGTCTTGACGCAAGCGGTGCGGACGCCCGGGTAGAGGGCCTCGGATTCGGCGCAGATCAGATCGTCTCCCGTCACCAGGCCCACCGGGATGCCCGCGAGACCGGCGAAGGCGGCGTTCATCCGGCCCTCGCTGCACACCTCGCCGTTCAGCTCCAGCCTCACGAGCGTCGAGGGTCCGGTGAAGGTGTGGCTCAGGATGCCGCCCGTCCCGGCCGCCGAATGGTAGCCGACGAAGAAGACCAAGTCCGCCTCGTTGCAGCCCTCCATCATCGAGAGAGGCTTGCGGGAGCCCACGATCACCTCAGCCCCGGGGGCGAGGTCTTCCAGCAGCAGGTTGCGCATCCCGTCGTGCGCCTCGTTGACCAGGAACTCTCGCGCACCGGCCCGCCGCGCTCCCTCGATGGCGGCGTTCACGTCCGCGGTGAGGAGCCTCCTGAAAGCCTCGTAGCGCGGGCGCCCCGGGATGACGTCGTCCGGGTGGGTCACCCCAGTCACGCCTTCCATGTCCGCCGAGATGTAGACCCTCATACCATCCTCCCCTTACTTACCGGCTCATTCTGACAGCCCCGGTCGGGTCGCAGATGTGACCTGGATCAAATCACTGGTGTACAATTACGGTGGTATGGCAGAGTTCCGCTACGGTCGGTGGTACTTCGAGGAGGGCGAGTACGCCCTGCGCAAAGACGTGCGTCCCCGGGAGCGCAAAAACCCTGTCGTCGAGGTCGTCGAGAACCTGGGGACCACCGAGAATCCCTGTGGCAAGGCCGACTGCCGGGGCAACTGCCTGGAGTATCTGGTACGTCCGGTCAGGGGCCGCAGGAGCTACGGCCTCAACGAGTGCAAGCTCTCCCCGCTCGTCAGCATCCTCTAGAAGCCCTCGTAGTGCTTCTGCGCCAGATGTCTCCCCGCGGCGTACAGCCTGAGGAGAGGGCCGCCGCCTATGGGCGCGAGCAGAAGACCCGTGAACCCCGCCGGCAGAAGATCACGGGCGATGGCCCAGATCACGACGAGTGAGGGCTCTATCGGGAACAGAACGTTGCGGACCGAGGGGAACGGGTCGAGGATCTTCCCCGGCGGCAGCACGCCGGTGTAGTAGGCCCCGAGGATGATCAGGCCGGAGATGAGCCCCATCAGCAACGCGAGCAGCAAACTCAGGATGATGCGCATCGTGGGTCTCGGCTCGACGTAGGAGTCGCCGGCTCTGGAGCGCCGCAGCCGGAGCAGACCGCCGAAGAGGGGACCCGCGATCAGCCCGGCGACGAAGCCCGCCGTTATGTAGAAGATCGAGACGAAAGCCAGGTTGCCCTCGCTGCTCTGGCCACCCTTCAGCACGAAGAGGATGAAGGGCTCCGGGAAGAGCGCCTTGACGAGCGCGAACGCGAAGCCGTAGAGCGCGCCGAGGCCTATGAACCTGAGCGTATAGTTCACAGGTTCCTCCCGACGCGCTCTCTGGCCTGCACGATCCTCAACGTAGCAGAGAGGTTATACTACCTCCCTCCCGGCCGGTGCAAGAGCTTTCACTCCACGGCGCCCGCCGCACTCCCGCCGTCCCCGATCCAGACGGTCTTCGCGTTCATGAACTCATGGATGCCGAAATGCGAGAGCTCACGTCCGTAGCCGCTGTTCTTCACCCCGCCGAAGGGAGCCTCGGGGGTGGACTCGGTCATCTTGTTCACGTAGACCATCCCGGCCTCTATCTCGTCTATGAAGCGCTCCTGCTCTTCGGGATCGTTGGTCCAGACCGAGGAGCCGAGCCCGAAGGACGAGTCGTTGGCGATGCGGATCGCCTCGTCTATGTCCCGCACGACGAACAGGGAGGCCACGGGGCCGAAGATCTCCTCCCGGTAGGCCGGGGATCCCTCGGGGATGTCGGTGAGGACCGTCGGCGGGTAGAAGTTGCCGGTCCCGTCGATGGGCTTGCCCCCGGTCAGGACCTTCGCCCCCATCTCGACGCTCTTCCTGACCTGGGCGTCGACGTCCTCCAGGATCTGGGGCATCGCGAGCGGCCCCATGTCCGTCTCCTCCTGCATCGGGTCGCCGACCTTCAGCGCCTGCATCCGCTCGACGTAGCGGCGGGTGAACTCGTCGGCTACGTCCTGGTGCACGATGATCCGCTTGGCGTTGATGCACGACTGGCCGTTGTTGAGCGTCCTGGCGGTCACCGCGGTGCTCACCGCGCGGTCGAGGTCCGCCGAGGGCATCACGATGAACGGGTCGGAGCCGCCGAGCTCCAGCACGCTCTTCTTTATGTTCTTCCCCGCCGCGCTCCCGACGCTCTTCCCTGCGCCCTCGCTCCCGGTGAGGGTCACGGCCCTGACCCTCTCGTCCTCTATTATCTCCGCCACACGCGAGGAGCCCACGAGCAGCGTCTGGAAGGCTCCCTCCGGGAATCCGGCGCGGCGGATGACGTCCTCTATGGCCAGGGCGCACTGCGGGACGTTCGAGGCGTGCTTGAGCAGGATGACGTTGCCCGCCATGAGCGCCGGCGCGGCGTGCCGGAAGACCTGCCAGAACGGGAAGTTCCACGGCATCACCGCCAGGATCGGGCCTATCGGCTGGTAGCGGACGAAGGCCCTGCCCTCGAGCTCTATCTCCTCGTCGGCGAGGAACCTCTGCGCGCTCTCGGCGTAGTAGCGGCAGCCGCGGGCGCACTTGTGCACCTCACCCTCGGCGGAGGCGAGCGTCTTGCCCATCTCGGAGGTTATGATGCGCCCGAGATCCCCGGCCTCCTCGTCGAGGATCTCCGCCGCCCGCAACAGCCTCTCGCGGCGCTCGGAGAGCGGGGTCCTGCGGTACTCCCGGAAGGCCCTGGCGGCCAGCTCGAGCTTCTCGTCTATCTGCCGCCCGTCGAGCTCCTCGAAGTGCTTGATCTCCTCCCCGGTCGCAGGGTTAACGCTGGCTATGGGCATCGATCCCTCCTTTGGTCTTCTCTTGCGCCCTAATATACCCGCCCGGGGCGCCGAAGACTCGGCTTGACCGGGGTTTCGAACGGCAATATGCTGTCTGGGTCGAACACCTCTTGGGGAAGGAGGAGAACTTAATGCATAAGAAGAGGAGATCGTACGCGCTCCTCGGGCTCGCCGTATTGGCAGGCGTACTCCTGGGAGCGGGGGTGGCCCTCGCCGCCGCCATGGACGCGCCGGTGACGGTTGGCAGCCCGCCGACGCCGTTCCCGCAAAACAAACAGAACGAACCCGCGGTGGCGATAGACCCGCTGAACCCCCAGGTCCAGGTCGCGGGCGCGAACGACGAGATCGACCTCGCCCCCTGCAAAGGCAGCAGCTGCCCGTTCACCCCGGGTGTAGGAGTCTCGGGGGTCTACTTCTCGTTCGACGGGGGGAAGAGCTGGACCCAGCCGACCTACCACGGGTACTCTGCGCGCGACGGCTCGCCCGGCCCCGGACCGATCGGGACGCTCCCGAACTACTACGAGAACGGGCTCGTCTCCGACGGTGACCCCTCGGTCGCCTTCGGCCCACGCCCCGGCCCGAACGGTTTCTCCTGGTCCAACGGGGTGAGGCTCTACTACGCCAACCTGACGTCGAACTTCGACTCCACACGCGGTGAGCAGGCCTTCAAGGGCTTCGAGGCGATAGCCGTCTCCTACACCGACGACCTGCAGGGTGCCGCGGCCGGCCAGAACAGCGCCTGGAGCGACCCGGTCATCGTGAGCAAGCAGAACGCCGCCCTCTTCTCGGACAAAGAGCAGGTCTGGGCGGACGACGCCGCCACGAGCCCCTACTTCGGCAACGTCTACGTCTGCAACGTCGCCTTCCGCAGCCGGGGCGGGGCGCCGGAGCCCGTGATCTTCAGCCGCTCGACCGACGGCGGCAAGACCTGGACCAACCGTCAGCTCACCAACGCGGCGAACACCGGCTCCGGGCAGGGACGCTCCGGTGGCCGGCAGGGGTGCACCGTGCGCACCGACAGCCACGGCACCGTCTACGTCTTCTACGAGGGCACCCTCAAGGGCAACAGCGTGCAGTACATGGTCCGCTCGACCGACGGCGGCAAGACCTTCGGACGGCCGCGCGCCGTCGCCCGGGTGGTCGACGTCGGCGCCTTCGACCCGGTGGGCGGGGACTTCACCTTCGACGGCGTCGCCGGAGCCCGCACCAACAGCTTCCCGAGCGTGGACATCGCCAACGGAGCACCGAGCGGGAAGAACGCCCCGAACACGATCGCGCTCCTGTGGCCCGACGCCCGCAACGGCCTGAACCACGAAGAGGCGCTGCTCGAGCTCTCGAACGATGGAGGGAAGACTTTCACCGAACCCGTAAACGTGGCGGCCAACGGCGACAGGCCCGACTTCCCGGCCGTCGCGCTCTCACCCGACGGTACCGACCTCTACGTCACCTACGACGCCTTCCTCGACCCGTACCGCCACGACACCTCCTCTCCGCGCCGGTTCCAGGGCGTGGTGCGCCACGCGGACCTCTCGGGTACCAGCCTCAGTAATCTGCAGACCGTCTACCGCGGCGCCGTGGGGGACGCCCGGGCTTCGAGCGCGAACGGACTCTCCACCGAATTCCTCGGGGACTACAACTACCTCGACGCCACCAACGGCGCTGCGACGGCGGTCTTCAACGACGCCAGAAACGGGTCCGACTGCCCGGCGATCGACGCCTACCGGCAGGCCCTCGCGAACGGGGACACCTCGGCGAGCGCGCCGGCCCCGGCGGCCGACTGTCCGGCCACCTTCGGCAACACGGACATCTACTCGGCGGCGCTCGCGGACCCGACGCCGTAGCCGGGAACATCTCGGGAGCTGGCCCGGAGAGCCTCCACGCTCCGGGCCAGCTCCTTTGCCGCCCGCAGGACATCCTCGCGGGTGGTGAAACGCCCCAGGCTGAGCCTGATGGAGGAGCGGGCCCGCTCCTCTCCGAGACCCATTGCGAGCAACACGTGCGAGGGACCGGGGTCGGATGAGGCGCAGGCCGAACCCGAGGAGGCCGCGACCGCGGTGAGCTCCGCCAGAAGATCCGAGGCGGCAACCCCGGGGAAGGAGACGTTAAGGGTGTTGGGGAGACGCCTTTCGGGGTCTCCGTTCAGAAGCACGTCCGGCACCCGCCCGGAGAGCTCCCGCCACAGCAAATCCCGCAGATCTCTCATCCGCCCCGCCTCCCCGGGCAGCGACTCCGCGGCGAGCGTGGCCGCCCGGCCGAAGCCTGCTATCCCGGGGACGTTGAGCGTCCCGCTCCTGAGCCCCCGTTCCTGACCGCCGCCGTAGAGGAGCGGCGCGGGGCGCACCCGCCGTGGACGGCGCCGGATGTACAGGGCACCCACCCCTTTGGGCCCGCAGCACTTGTGGGCGGAGAGGCTCATCATGTCCACCCCGAGCGCACCGACGTCGAGCGGGAGCTTGCCGAGCGCCTGCGCGGCGTCGGTGTGGAAAGGGACCATATGCTCGTGCGATACCTCCGCGAGCTCGCGCACGGGGTTCACGGTGCCGGTCTCGTTGTTGGCGAGCATGATGGAGACGAGGGCGGCCCCCTCCCCGAGAGCCTCGCGCAGCGCGTCGGGGCTCACCACCCCGTGACGATCGACGGGGAGCAGGACGACCTCCACCCCGCGCCGGGCGAGGGCGCGGGCGCTCTCCAGGATCGCCTCGTGTTCCGTCGGGGAGGTGACGAGGCGGTCTCCGGGCCCGAGCGTCCCGAAGAGCGCCCAGTTGTCCGCCTCGGTCGCGCCGCTGGTGAAGAAGATCTCTTCGGGGGAGGCGCCTATGGCGGCGGCGAGTTCCTCCCGCGCGGCCTCGACGGCGGCCTCGGCGCTCCACCCGTAGGCGTGGGTGGCCGAGGAGGGGTTGCCGAAGTGCTCCTTCAGATAGGGGAGCATCGCCTCGAGGACCCGCCCGTCGAGCGGGGTGGTCGCGTTGTAGTCGAGGTAGACGGGATCACGCACCGCGCACCCCGCTCCCCACCGGCGCGTCCTCCCTGTGGTGGCAGCCGCGGCTCTCGCCCTCGGCGAGCGCCCCTTCGAGGATGGCCCGGGCGACGAGCAGCGGTGAGCCGAGCTCCGTCCTCCCGTAACGCTCCCGCAGCTCCTCGAGCTCTTCGATTCCCCGCTGCAGCCCCGCGGCGGTGCGCAGGATGCCCCCACGCTCCCACATCACCTCCCGGAGCCTGCGCCAGGCCGCCTCTGGCGCTGGGGCGGGCGGGGCGATCTGGGGGAGAGGGAGCGGCGGCCGGGCGCACCCGGAGGACGCCGCGTCCCTGCCGGCGCGCCAGCCCCACACGAGGCCTTCCAGGAGCGAGGTCGAAGCCAGGCGGTTCGCGCCGTGCAGCCCGGTCCTCGCGACCTCTCCGGCGGCCCACAGCCCCTCCAGCGTCGTTCGGCCGTTCGCGTCCGCCTCCACGCCGCCGCAGGAGTAGTGGGCGGCGGGGACGACCGGGATCCTCTCCCGCTCCGGGTCTATCCCGATCTCGCGGCAGCGAGCGTAGATGGCGGGGAAGCGCGCCGCGAACCGACCCGGGGGGTGTCCGGTGGCGTCCAGGTAGACGCATGGAGGGTCGCTCTCGGCCATCGCGCTCCATACCGCGCGGGCTACCACGTCGCGCGGGGCGAGAGAACCGAGCGGGTGGTCGACGATCTCCTCGCCGTCTTCCCCGACGAGCACCGCCCCTTCCCCGCGCACGGCCTCGGAGACGAGGAAGCGCCGCTCTCCCTCCTTCTCGTAGAGCGCGGTCGGGTGGAACTGGACGTAGTGCAGGTCCGCGACCTTCGCCCCCGCCCGGAGCGCGAGCGCGATCCCCTCGCCGAGCGCTCCGGGCGGGTTGGTCGTGTGCCGGTAGAGCGCGCCGAGTCCTCCGGTCGCGAGGACGGTATGGCCGACGATGCCCAGGATCTCGCCCCGGTAGAGGGCCACGACCCCACCGCAACCTCCCTCCCCGGAGAGCAGCGAGAGCGCCCGCACCCCGGCGAACACCTGGACACCCTCCTGCGCGAGGACGGCACGGGTGAGGGCTTCCTGGATCGCCGCCCCCGTCGTGTCCCGGCGGTGGATGACCCTCGCGGTCGAGTGGGCCGCCTCGCGGGTGCGGTGCAGGGCCCCGCCCTCGTCCCGGTCGAAGGGGACGCCGAGCTCTTCTATGAGGAGGCGCTCGACCAGCTCCGGCCCCTCGGCGGCGAGGAGGCGGGCCGCCTCCGGCTCTCCACCCCCGGCCTCGAGGATGTCGTGGATCAAAAGCTCCCGGGGCTCGTCGGGGTCGGGGTGGATGATCCCACCCTGCGCGTAGCGGGTGTTGGACTCTTCGGGATCGGGGTGGCGGGTGAGGAGCGCGACGCGGGCACCCTCGCGGGCGGCGGAGAGCGCGGCGGCGCACCCGGCGATCCCTCCACCCACGACGACGAGGTCGAACCTCAGCACGGTACGACCTCGAGCGAGACGTCCGCCGCGGGCGCGGAGTGGGTGAGCGCCCCGATCGAGATGAGATCCGGCCCCGCCTCCGCGTAGGCGCGCACGCTCCTGAGGTCCACCCCGCCGGAGACCTCGACGACCACCTCCGGCCTCCTCCGCCGCGCGAGCGCGACGGCCTCCGCGACCTCCTCCGGGCTCATGTTGTCGAGCAGGACCGCATCGGCCCCGGCGTCGAGCGCCTCCTCGAGCATCGAGAGGTCCTCGACCTCGGCCTCGACCTTCAGCAGGTGCGGGGCCCCGGCGCGGGCGCGCCGCACCGCCTCCCCAACCCCGCCTGCGAGCGCGACGTGGTTGTCCTTGATCAGGATGCCGTCGTCGAGCCCGAAGCGGTGGTTGACCCCGCCCCCGGCCCTGACGGCCGCCTTCTCGAGCCGGCGCATCCCCGGTGTGGTCTTGCGGGTGTCGACCACGCTGGCCCCCGTGCCCACGACCTCCCTGACGTAGCGGCGGGTGGTGGTGGCCACCCCCGAGAGCCGCATCAGCAGGTTGAGCGCGACCCGCTCGGCGGCGAGGATGGACCTCGCGGAACCTTCGACCACGGCCAGCCCCGTCCCGGCCACGACCTCCTCCCCCTCGGAGACGAGCGCGGAGAATCGCACCTCGGGATCGGCCTCGTGGAAGACGGCCCGCGCCGCCTCGAGCCCGAAGACCACGAGCTTCTCCCGGGCGACGAACCGCCCCGCAGCCCGCGCTCCTTCGTCCACGGTGAGCTCCGAGGTCACGTCCCCTCTGCCCGCGTCCTCCTCGAGCGCCCGCCGGGCGAGCTCGCGCAGCGGCGCCGGCGGACGCACCCTTCGCGCCGTCTCCTCCATCATCCGACCTCCAGCATCCGCTCGATGGGCCGGAGGGCCCTGAGGCGCAGCTCCTCGTCGATCTCTATCTCCGGGGAAAGCTCCCTCATGCACGAGAGGAGCTTCTCGAGCGTGTTGCGGCGCATGTGCGGGCACTCGCTGCACGCCTCGCACGCGGGCCCCTCTCCGGGCGCGCGGATGAAGGTCTTCTCCGGGGCGGCCTTCTGCATCTGGTGGATGATGCCGGGCTCGGTCGCCACGATGAACGTCTTGGCCGGGCTCTCGGTGACCCGCCGCAGCAGGCTCGAGGTGCTCCCGACGTGGTCGGCGAGCGCGAGCACCCGCTCCTCGCACTCGGGATGGGCCAGCACCTCGGCCTCCGGATGGCGTACCTTGAGCTGCCGGATCTTCTTCTCCGAGAACTGCACGTGCACCATGCACGTCCCGGGCCAGAGGACCATCTTCCGACCGGTCTTCTGCTGTACGTAGCGCCCGAGGTGCCTGTCCGGGGCGAAGACTATGGGAACGTCCTCCGGGATCGTCGCGATGATCTTCTCGGCGTTGGAAGAGGTGCAGATGATGTCCGAGAGCGCCTTGACCGCGGCCGAGGTGTTCACGTAGGAG
This window harbors:
- a CDS encoding SDR family oxidoreductase — protein: MEGRVALVTGAGNPRGIGAAVCRELADKGMDVFFSCLEGEDPSPLRAELERCGVRAGCLRIDLAPPDSAERLLDAVEEQIGPPSVLVNNAARSERDGYENLDAATLDAHYAVNLRAAALLCAGFARRFRGTSGRIVNLTSGQSLGPMPGELAYAATKGALEAFTRTLAAELMHRGITANALDPGPTDTGWMSPEVREDLAARFPAGRVGRPEDAAKVVAFLAGEDSAWITGQTIHAEGGFLRG
- a CDS encoding FUSC family protein gives rise to the protein MISSVMGAGVFRDLWFRAGARTLRYRMAGALGRLRANGGLILRKAVAAGVAWGVAHVLLGHQNPSFAAIAAIISLGAAAGREGRQAVELVLGVACGLAIADVFVSAIGSGAVQIGVVVALATAVALLIGESELLVTEAAVSALLMVTLVPASPAPFTGRFLDALIGSGMALAVRAVFPENPRRKVREAARPVFGELAGVLEEVAGALEAGDLEWAERALGRARAMDGRVEDLREALSSGYGASRLSPARRRALGELGFYSTAAGQLDLAVRNVRVLARAARALIRSGHPRAQGLPAAVRQLAGSVGALGVYLERLENPGEARALALEAAAGATAVLVEHKELETSMLVGQIRSTAVDLLQASGMSYTESLQALDEAAIKRTSEVQSAR
- a CDS encoding PhzF family phenazine biosynthesis protein — encoded protein: MSHTFYIVDVFAEEKYAGNQLAVVLEAGDLSSGEMQRVASEMNYSETSFVLSTKRDAHRVRIFTPREELPFAGHPTLGTAYVIRHEAPEEPAGRLVLEVPAGRIPVDFGEVLWMHQLPPAFGGEHDRQETARSLGLKERDLDPELPVETVSTGIPVVIVPLRDLDALRRCRPLGVREKSVYAFCPGSHGDGPGDLSARMFAGGIGVTEDPATGSAAGCLASYLVEHRGGPVDLRVEQGYEIGRPSLLHLRAGRDEAGTMRVSVGGRVQLVARGELL
- a CDS encoding M55 family metallopeptidase, with amino-acid sequence MRVYISADMEGVTGVTHPDDVIPGRPRYEAFRRLLTADVNAAIEGARRAGAREFLVNEAHDGMRNLLLEDLAPGAEVIVGSRKPLSMMEGCNEADLVFFVGYHSAAGTGGILSHTFTGPSTLVRLELNGEVCSEGRMNAAFAGLAGIPVGLVTGDDLICAESEALYPGVRTACVKTAVDRYTARCLSPGASRERIRRAAFEAVSRREYLSPYSPEGPYTFTAEFASASTAESVMYFPGLKRLDDRRVCWTHEDYETAFRMFIGVMRLARTDPDYG
- a CDS encoding NAD-dependent succinate-semialdehyde dehydrogenase, translated to MPIASVNPATGEEIKHFEELDGRQIDEKLELAARAFREYRRTPLSERRERLLRAAEILDEEAGDLGRIITSEMGKTLASAEGEVHKCARGCRYYAESAQRFLADEEIELEGRAFVRYQPIGPILAVMPWNFPFWQVFRHAAPALMAGNVILLKHASNVPQCALAIEDVIRRAGFPEGAFQTLLVGSSRVAEIIEDERVRAVTLTGSEGAGKSVGSAAGKNIKKSVLELGGSDPFIVMPSADLDRAVSTAVTARTLNNGQSCINAKRIIVHQDVADEFTRRYVERMQALKVGDPMQEETDMGPLAMPQILEDVDAQVRKSVEMGAKVLTGGKPIDGTGNFYPPTVLTDIPEGSPAYREEIFGPVASLFVVRDIDEAIRIANDSSFGLGSSVWTNDPEEQERFIDEIEAGMVYVNKMTESTPEAPFGGVKNSGYGRELSHFGIHEFMNAKTVWIGDGGSAAGAVE
- a CDS encoding sialidase family protein, whose amino-acid sequence is MHKKRRSYALLGLAVLAGVLLGAGVALAAAMDAPVTVGSPPTPFPQNKQNEPAVAIDPLNPQVQVAGANDEIDLAPCKGSSCPFTPGVGVSGVYFSFDGGKSWTQPTYHGYSARDGSPGPGPIGTLPNYYENGLVSDGDPSVAFGPRPGPNGFSWSNGVRLYYANLTSNFDSTRGEQAFKGFEAIAVSYTDDLQGAAAGQNSAWSDPVIVSKQNAALFSDKEQVWADDAATSPYFGNVYVCNVAFRSRGGAPEPVIFSRSTDGGKTWTNRQLTNAANTGSGQGRSGGRQGCTVRTDSHGTVYVFYEGTLKGNSVQYMVRSTDGGKTFGRPRAVARVVDVGAFDPVGGDFTFDGVAGARTNSFPSVDIANGAPSGKNAPNTIALLWPDARNGLNHEEALLELSNDGGKTFTEPVNVAANGDRPDFPAVALSPDGTDLYVTYDAFLDPYRHDTSSPRRFQGVVRHADLSGTSLSNLQTVYRGAVGDARASSANGLSTEFLGDYNYLDATNGAATAVFNDARNGSDCPAIDAYRQALANGDTSASAPAPAADCPATFGNTDIYSAALADPTP
- a CDS encoding cysteine desulfurase family protein, which translates into the protein MRDPVYLDYNATTPLDGRVLEAMLPYLKEHFGNPSSATHAYGWSAEAAVEAAREELAAAIGASPEEIFFTSGATEADNWALFGTLGPGDRLVTSPTEHEAILESARALARRGVEVVLLPVDRHGVVSPDALREALGEGAALVSIMLANNETGTVNPVRELAEVSHEHMVPFHTDAAQALGKLPLDVGALGVDMMSLSAHKCCGPKGVGALYIRRRPRRVRPAPLLYGGGQERGLRSGTLNVPGIAGFGRAATLAAESLPGEAGRMRDLRDLLWRELSGRVPDVLLNGDPERRLPNTLNVSFPGVAASDLLAELTAVAASSGSACASSDPGPSHVLLAMGLGEERARSSIRLSLGRFTTREDVLRAAKELARSVEALRASSRDVPGYGVGSASAAE